The Lujinxingia litoralis genome has a window encoding:
- a CDS encoding cupin domain-containing protein has translation MENFRPETINVNDAPRGQGDYMRVLARGEHLAMRIWIEETPADKESVMHSHGYETVGYVIEGRARLHFEGDSVLLEPGDSWLVPSNTSHCYEILEAFTAIEATSPPSEAHLS, from the coding sequence ATGGAGAACTTCAGACCCGAAACGATCAACGTGAACGACGCCCCGCGGGGCCAGGGCGATTATATGCGTGTGCTGGCGCGGGGAGAGCACCTGGCCATGCGCATCTGGATCGAGGAGACCCCGGCGGATAAAGAGAGCGTCATGCACAGCCACGGCTACGAGACGGTGGGGTATGTGATTGAAGGGCGCGCCCGGCTGCATTTTGAGGGGGATTCGGTGCTGCTTGAGCCGGGCGACTCGTGGCTGGTGCCCTCGAACACCAGCCATTGCTACGAGATTCTGGAGGCATTCACCGCCATCGAGGCGACCAGCCCGCCCTCGGAGGCCCATCTCTCCTGA
- a CDS encoding suppressor of fused domain protein has product MKDEERGDAHNEMSPGGSAILRHDSPQPSSGYDVAYADDERICAHIEEHLGEIGVVWHELVSFGVHIDIHVVEPTEERPFVTLVTSGMSARPMTLPPGLESPEEWRLAELMMVLPPDWDLSEEGFEDERHYWPVRLLKSLARLPGDMDTWLGWGHSVPNGHPAEPYAPEQPFSGALVIPPILFPEAFRMAGEPPIRLFQVVPVTDAEMEMKLKLGLDAVLERLEEVYPEIYGPLNIRRPVLG; this is encoded by the coding sequence ATGAAGGATGAAGAGAGGGGCGACGCCCATAACGAGATGTCCCCCGGGGGCAGCGCGATCCTGCGGCACGACTCGCCGCAACCCTCCAGTGGGTATGACGTGGCCTATGCCGATGATGAGCGGATCTGCGCGCATATCGAGGAGCATCTGGGGGAGATCGGGGTCGTGTGGCACGAGCTCGTCTCGTTCGGGGTGCACATCGATATTCATGTGGTCGAGCCCACCGAGGAGCGTCCTTTCGTGACGCTGGTGACCTCGGGGATGAGCGCGCGGCCGATGACGCTGCCCCCGGGGCTGGAGTCGCCCGAGGAGTGGCGTCTGGCGGAGCTGATGATGGTGCTGCCGCCCGACTGGGATTTGAGCGAGGAGGGCTTTGAGGATGAGCGCCACTACTGGCCGGTTCGTCTGCTGAAGTCGCTGGCGCGCCTGCCCGGCGATATGGATACCTGGCTGGGCTGGGGGCACTCCGTTCCCAACGGTCATCCGGCGGAGCCCTACGCGCCGGAGCAGCCCTTTAGCGGGGCGCTGGTGATTCCGCCGATCCTCTTCCCCGAGGCGTTTCGGATGGCCGGGGAGCCGCCGATCCGTCTCTTTCAGGTCGTGCCGGTGACCGACGCCGAGATGGAGATGAAGCTGAAACTCGGGTTGGATGCGGTGCTGGAGCGCCTGGAAGAGGTGTATCCCGAGATTTACGGGCCGCTTAACATTCGTCGGCCGGTGTTGGGGTGA
- a CDS encoding copper oxidase: protein MERFGYAAACVGRSFTRQTPGSWGLCLLAVALAGLVGSGCVDWNDDEDNNAAGISEEGPRVIEGPGARRPGGEGRPGGPALPEPEEEPVSCERVIKADVVAIDQIYVYNRYGSYNPFGMMYALRRDVVALEGDTPGPGNARLRDGKRPRPLVLRANEGDCLDIQFENWLNPEQCRAPIEGNPAFFRSDRGPGECDQSDTPATRAVSVQVNGMQYLGIEDNGAHVGFNATRLVAPGEQANYRLYAEKEGTYLMRSMGAVTGGQGLGATTALGLFGAVNVQPQGARWFRSQITHEEMLRAARMVDDAMLLNPDDTPQIDYNAEHQGVPVLSMLNANLEIVHSDLTAIIAGFEPTRHSPVYRGERAYREFTIIFHDEAKVVQAFEELDHNPTLKGLADHAAINYGIAGAGAMVLGNRKGIGPNTECINCKFEEFFMASWPNGDPAMNVRLDEEGTAVEALWPDDPSNVYHSYVRDPVRIRNLHAGPRETHVFHLHGNQWLRSPDDDQSAYTDSQTLGPGDAFTYDIAHGGSGNRNLSPGDNIFHCHLYPHFAGGMWGLWRNHDVFEDGSIDRYLPDGEIHCGTPTPALVPLPTRAIPPLPTYETTQVYVDGKLQDRPAMPGYPFYIAAVGGKRAPLNPLVHVEDGGLGRHLVMGAPEGGVVYGERGPFDVKIQEAHVKLLPDEGLPGEQDAMLYHEGGFPGAVSATTPYGFEARAYPAYLPDGQPGQWFVNGKPRRKGAPFANPCPADAPVRRYRMAAIETEIVTNKAGWRDPQGRIYVLEEDIEATLSGERPTEPLVIRANSGDCLEVELTNLMPAHLEEDDFQMFTSADMVGLHMHQVKFDMGSDGGMNGFNYENGSHSPEEVAMMVAAINAAGGAFVGGDGLDASGDRVELELTPHPRLGVMGAQTVQQVYWVDPVLDDEGNDRTVGASFFHDHMSAASWQQHGMYGMLVAEPAGSRWRDPQTGELYGTRVDGGPTSYRADILTANAEDSFREFALALADFALLYDGDRPVNPPIQKEEDLPWAIGHEDEPRPEAISASDPGTMLINYRQEPLPLRVGEQGPEGWQQKAGEEGDMAQAFSSVIHGDPATPLLRAYSGDRVKLRLVQAAHEEQHVFGVFGQKWLREPDHPDSGYVAAQQIGLSENFTADLGPMAASYEEVSDYLYGSFPTDDLWSGMWGLLRVFRDAQPDLLPLPETNARSWPGRRPRVCPPGAPKRRYTVHAILARGNLPDDRLTYNATYDLYDPDAILFVKEEHLEDLRAGRRAPEPLVLRAAAGECIKVRLVNELPEEMPPSSLHFNFNPPIVDKFNTNQIRTSNHVSLQPQFVTHDVHRGGGANVGLNREQTVPPGEERQFDWYAGVWSQGRKGIVSTPIEFGAINLRSMADVVNHGVHGAMGALIVEPLGASWESDADTDAQATVSYVDSRGHQRTFREFVMVLQDEIALHSGNPVFQGGDPLEPTVLRNNVGADDAEESGHKGFNYRTEPLWARLGVPPDYGENALNDLQQYDLLSSAVHGDPATPVFRAEPGDNLRVRVLLPSGHPRQHAIGLLGATWPVATAQTGSFSQVLGANESTFYTGSDGGLAAGKASNLIPLHGAGGPFKVRGDFLLFDQASIHFYGGTWGLMRVGSGPGLDVASEDAPAESASADDTPEER from the coding sequence ATGGAGAGATTTGGCTACGCGGCCGCGTGCGTAGGGCGTTCTTTTACTCGTCAGACACCAGGCTCATGGGGGCTCTGCCTGCTGGCCGTGGCACTTGCCGGGCTGGTGGGAAGTGGGTGTGTGGACTGGAATGACGACGAGGACAACAACGCTGCGGGGATATCGGAGGAGGGGCCCCGGGTGATAGAGGGGCCGGGAGCCCGGCGCCCCGGGGGTGAGGGGCGCCCCGGGGGGCCGGCGTTGCCGGAGCCGGAGGAAGAGCCGGTAAGCTGTGAGCGGGTGATCAAGGCGGATGTGGTCGCCATCGATCAGATCTATGTCTACAACCGCTACGGCAGCTACAACCCCTTTGGGATGATGTACGCGCTGCGCCGCGATGTGGTGGCGCTGGAGGGGGATACGCCCGGGCCGGGCAACGCGCGCTTAAGGGATGGGAAGCGGCCGCGGCCGCTGGTGTTGCGGGCCAACGAGGGGGATTGCCTCGATATTCAGTTTGAGAACTGGCTCAACCCGGAGCAGTGCCGCGCGCCGATCGAGGGGAATCCGGCGTTTTTTCGCAGCGACCGGGGGCCCGGGGAGTGCGACCAGTCGGATACGCCGGCGACGCGCGCGGTGTCGGTGCAGGTCAACGGGATGCAGTACCTGGGGATTGAGGACAACGGGGCGCATGTGGGCTTTAACGCCACGCGTCTGGTGGCGCCGGGGGAGCAGGCGAACTACCGCCTCTATGCCGAGAAGGAGGGGACGTACCTGATGCGCAGCATGGGGGCGGTCACCGGCGGCCAGGGGCTGGGGGCGACCACTGCGCTGGGGCTCTTTGGGGCGGTGAACGTGCAGCCGCAGGGAGCGCGCTGGTTCCGCTCCCAGATCACCCATGAGGAGATGTTGCGGGCGGCGCGCATGGTCGATGACGCGATGCTCTTAAACCCCGATGACACCCCCCAGATCGACTACAACGCCGAGCATCAGGGGGTGCCGGTGCTCTCGATGCTCAACGCCAACCTGGAGATCGTGCATTCGGACCTGACGGCGATCATCGCCGGGTTTGAGCCCACGCGACACAGCCCGGTGTACCGCGGGGAGCGCGCGTATCGGGAGTTCACGATCATCTTTCATGATGAGGCCAAGGTGGTGCAGGCCTTTGAGGAGCTGGACCACAACCCCACGCTCAAGGGGCTGGCCGACCACGCGGCGATCAACTACGGGATCGCCGGGGCCGGCGCGATGGTGCTGGGGAATCGCAAGGGGATCGGGCCGAATACGGAGTGCATCAACTGCAAGTTTGAGGAGTTCTTCATGGCCTCCTGGCCCAACGGCGACCCGGCGATGAACGTGCGCCTCGATGAGGAGGGCACGGCGGTGGAGGCGCTCTGGCCCGACGATCCGTCGAACGTCTACCACAGCTACGTGCGCGACCCGGTGCGCATCCGCAACCTGCATGCCGGGCCCCGGGAGACCCATGTATTCCACCTCCACGGCAACCAGTGGCTGCGCTCACCGGATGACGATCAGTCGGCCTACACCGATTCCCAGACGCTCGGTCCCGGGGACGCCTTCACCTACGACATCGCCCACGGGGGCTCGGGGAACCGCAACCTCTCGCCGGGCGACAACATCTTCCACTGCCACCTCTACCCGCATTTTGCCGGGGGGATGTGGGGGCTATGGCGCAATCATGATGTGTTTGAGGACGGGAGCATCGATCGCTACCTGCCCGACGGGGAGATTCATTGCGGCACGCCGACCCCGGCGCTGGTGCCGCTGCCGACGCGGGCGATTCCGCCGCTGCCGACCTATGAGACGACCCAGGTGTATGTGGACGGCAAGCTGCAGGATCGCCCGGCGATGCCGGGCTACCCCTTCTACATCGCGGCGGTGGGCGGCAAGCGCGCGCCGCTCAACCCGCTGGTCCATGTGGAGGACGGGGGGCTGGGGCGCCATCTGGTGATGGGCGCGCCGGAGGGGGGCGTGGTGTACGGGGAGCGCGGCCCCTTTGACGTGAAGATTCAGGAGGCTCACGTCAAGCTCCTGCCCGATGAGGGGCTGCCCGGGGAGCAGGACGCGATGCTCTACCACGAGGGGGGCTTTCCGGGGGCGGTAAGTGCGACGACGCCTTACGGATTTGAGGCCAGGGCTTACCCGGCGTATCTGCCCGACGGTCAGCCAGGGCAGTGGTTTGTGAACGGCAAGCCGCGGCGAAAGGGGGCTCCCTTTGCCAACCCCTGTCCGGCGGATGCGCCGGTGCGGCGTTACCGGATGGCGGCGATCGAGACGGAGATCGTGACCAACAAGGCCGGCTGGCGCGACCCGCAGGGGCGGATCTACGTGCTGGAGGAGGACATTGAGGCCACGCTCTCGGGGGAGCGGCCGACCGAGCCGCTGGTGATTCGCGCGAACTCCGGGGATTGCCTGGAGGTCGAGCTTACCAACCTGATGCCGGCGCATCTGGAAGAGGATGATTTCCAGATGTTCACCTCGGCGGACATGGTGGGGCTGCACATGCACCAGGTGAAATTCGATATGGGATCGGACGGGGGCATGAACGGCTTTAACTACGAGAACGGCAGCCACTCCCCGGAAGAGGTGGCGATGATGGTGGCGGCGATCAACGCCGCCGGCGGCGCCTTTGTCGGGGGCGATGGCCTGGATGCGTCTGGCGATCGGGTGGAGCTGGAGCTGACGCCGCACCCGCGCCTGGGGGTGATGGGGGCGCAGACGGTGCAGCAGGTCTACTGGGTGGACCCGGTGCTCGACGATGAGGGCAACGACCGCACGGTGGGTGCGTCCTTCTTTCACGATCATATGTCGGCGGCGAGCTGGCAGCAGCATGGGATGTACGGGATGTTGGTGGCGGAGCCGGCCGGTTCGCGCTGGCGCGATCCGCAGACTGGCGAGCTGTACGGGACGCGGGTCGACGGGGGGCCGACGAGCTATCGGGCGGACATTCTGACGGCCAACGCCGAGGATAGCTTTCGGGAGTTTGCGCTGGCGCTGGCGGACTTTGCGCTCCTCTACGATGGGGATCGGCCGGTGAACCCGCCGATTCAAAAGGAAGAAGACCTGCCCTGGGCGATTGGCCATGAGGATGAGCCCCGGCCGGAGGCGATCTCGGCCAGCGATCCGGGCACGATGCTGATCAACTACCGTCAGGAGCCGCTGCCCCTGCGCGTGGGGGAGCAGGGGCCTGAGGGCTGGCAGCAGAAGGCCGGGGAAGAGGGGGATATGGCGCAGGCCTTCAGCTCGGTGATTCACGGGGATCCGGCCACGCCGCTTTTGCGGGCGTACAGCGGGGACCGGGTGAAGCTGCGTCTGGTGCAGGCCGCCCATGAGGAGCAGCACGTCTTCGGGGTGTTTGGCCAGAAGTGGTTGCGCGAGCCGGACCATCCGGACAGCGGGTATGTGGCCGCCCAGCAGATCGGGCTTTCGGAGAACTTCACCGCCGACCTGGGGCCGATGGCCGCCTCCTATGAGGAGGTGAGCGATTACCTCTACGGGAGCTTCCCGACCGATGACCTGTGGAGCGGGATGTGGGGGCTCTTAAGGGTGTTCCGCGACGCGCAGCCCGACCTTCTGCCTCTGCCGGAGACGAATGCGCGGAGCTGGCCCGGGCGTCGCCCGCGGGTCTGCCCGCCGGGAGCGCCGAAGCGGCGCTATACGGTGCACGCGATTCTGGCCCGGGGGAACCTGCCCGATGACCGGCTCACCTACAACGCGACCTACGATCTCTATGACCCCGACGCGATTCTCTTTGTGAAGGAGGAGCATCTGGAGGATCTGCGGGCGGGGCGTCGGGCGCCGGAGCCCCTGGTGCTGCGGGCGGCGGCGGGGGAGTGCATCAAGGTGCGGCTGGTCAACGAGCTTCCCGAGGAGATGCCGCCCTCGTCGCTGCACTTCAACTTCAACCCGCCCATTGTGGATAAGTTCAATACGAACCAGATTCGCACCTCCAACCACGTGTCCTTGCAGCCGCAGTTTGTGACCCATGACGTCCATCGCGGCGGCGGGGCCAACGTGGGCCTCAACCGCGAGCAGACGGTGCCGCCCGGGGAGGAGCGTCAGTTTGACTGGTACGCCGGGGTGTGGTCGCAGGGCCGCAAGGGGATTGTATCGACGCCGATTGAGTTCGGGGCGATCAATCTGCGCAGCATGGCCGACGTGGTGAACCACGGGGTGCACGGGGCGATGGGGGCGTTGATCGTGGAGCCGCTGGGCGCCAGCTGGGAGAGCGATGCGGACACCGACGCCCAGGCCACGGTGAGTTATGTGGATAGCCGGGGGCATCAGCGTACCTTCCGCGAGTTTGTGATGGTGCTCCAGGACGAGATCGCCCTGCATTCGGGGAACCCGGTCTTTCAGGGGGGCGATCCGCTGGAGCCGACGGTGCTGCGCAATAATGTGGGCGCCGATGACGCCGAGGAGTCCGGGCATAAGGGCTTTAACTACCGCACCGAGCCGCTGTGGGCGCGTCTGGGGGTGCCCCCGGATTACGGTGAGAACGCGCTCAATGATCTGCAGCAGTACGACCTCTTGAGCTCGGCGGTGCACGGCGATCCGGCCACGCCGGTCTTCCGGGCCGAGCCCGGCGACAACCTGCGGGTGCGGGTGCTGCTGCCCTCGGGGCATCCGCGTCAGCACGCGATCGGGTTACTGGGAGCCACCTGGCCGGTGGCCACCGCCCAGACCGGCTCGTTCTCGCAGGTGCTCGGCGCCAATGAGTCGACCTTCTACACCGGGAGCGACGGGGGGCTGGCGGCCGGTAAGGCCTCCAACCTGATACCGCTGCACGGAGCCGGGGGCCCCTTTAAGGTACGTGGGGACTTTTTGCTCTTTGATCAGGCGAGCATCCATTTTTATGGCGGCACCTGGGGGCTGATGCGGGTGGGGAGTGGGCCGGGGCTGGATGTGGCCTCGGAGGATGCGCCGGCGGAGTCTGCGTCGGCGGACGATACCCCGGAGGAGCGCTGA
- a CDS encoding YncE family protein — protein MGAWHRWAATAVAAGALATALGVAAGGALLASQAGMEVAAAGSSGEAPPSREAPSREAPTRFSALVAGVMTPALELERGHAPEVWEHEGMHISLTLDAAERGPIARLVITDAEGGEPVRGLTPRAWLDGPGEDGPLKGAACGARVQELKGGGLADRAEVDLNGLRVMLLNDDHTLSVVNPQIALKQTRLEALLRLPGEVADWALHPDGRSLYLSIPELKQVLVVETQGFGVASTLALDQAPGALAVSPDGRHLWVGGAGAEASALRVIDTYDDRVVEEVEVGPGPHQVVFSHGGHRVWVAGESLDELVAIDGVSRRRVGAVAVGKGVVSLVRGGDYLVVARRDGEVRLFDVQRGAEARVPLAAGVARLDVAPGGRWAFAMQPGLKQVSVIDLARATSPGAFRGIEAPEKVVFTKNFAYIESAAGAQLGMVALDALAVGEPSLQWVSLAGLPGARRGGRGERAAGLSGVRGPAGRSLFVASPAQRAIVVLGEGQRGLLGRIDNRVGTPRALMLLDRSLKEEAPGVYSTAAALDLASPRALRLDLGGGIGAFCF, from the coding sequence ATGGGGGCATGGCATCGATGGGCGGCGACGGCAGTCGCCGCCGGCGCACTGGCCACCGCCCTGGGGGTGGCCGCCGGAGGCGCGCTGCTGGCGAGTCAGGCAGGCATGGAGGTGGCGGCCGCCGGCTCTTCCGGGGAGGCGCCGCCTTCCCGGGAGGCCCCTTCCCGGGAGGCCCCCACCAGGTTCTCGGCGTTGGTGGCCGGGGTGATGACGCCGGCGTTGGAACTGGAGCGCGGCCATGCTCCCGAGGTCTGGGAGCATGAGGGGATGCATATCTCCTTGACGCTTGATGCCGCCGAGCGCGGGCCGATCGCTCGCCTGGTCATCACCGACGCTGAGGGCGGGGAGCCGGTGCGGGGGTTAACGCCCCGGGCCTGGCTGGATGGGCCGGGGGAGGATGGCCCGCTGAAGGGGGCAGCCTGTGGCGCCCGGGTGCAGGAGCTGAAGGGCGGGGGGCTTGCGGATCGCGCGGAGGTCGATCTCAACGGGTTGCGCGTGATGCTGCTCAACGACGACCACACGTTGAGCGTGGTCAACCCGCAGATCGCGCTCAAACAGACCCGGCTGGAGGCGCTGCTGAGGCTTCCGGGGGAGGTGGCCGACTGGGCGTTGCATCCCGACGGGCGCTCGCTCTACCTGTCGATTCCCGAGTTAAAGCAGGTGCTGGTGGTGGAGACACAGGGTTTTGGGGTGGCGTCGACCCTGGCGCTCGATCAGGCGCCGGGGGCGTTGGCGGTGTCACCCGATGGCCGGCATCTGTGGGTGGGGGGCGCCGGGGCCGAGGCGTCGGCGCTGCGTGTGATCGACACCTACGATGACCGGGTGGTGGAGGAGGTGGAGGTGGGGCCGGGGCCGCATCAGGTGGTGTTTTCGCATGGCGGCCACCGGGTGTGGGTGGCCGGGGAGTCTCTGGATGAGCTGGTGGCGATCGACGGCGTGTCGCGCCGGCGAGTGGGGGCGGTGGCCGTGGGCAAAGGGGTTGTGTCGTTGGTGCGCGGCGGCGACTACCTGGTGGTGGCGCGGCGCGATGGGGAGGTGCGTCTTTTTGATGTGCAGCGAGGCGCCGAGGCGCGGGTGCCGCTGGCGGCCGGCGTCGCGAGGCTGGATGTGGCGCCCGGGGGGCGTTGGGCCTTTGCGATGCAGCCGGGCCTCAAGCAGGTGAGCGTGATCGACCTTGCGCGGGCCACCTCGCCAGGGGCGTTTCGGGGAATCGAGGCGCCGGAGAAGGTCGTGTTTACCAAAAACTTTGCCTACATCGAGAGCGCGGCTGGCGCGCAGCTGGGGATGGTTGCGCTGGACGCTCTGGCAGTTGGCGAGCCGAGCCTGCAGTGGGTGTCGCTGGCGGGTTTGCCGGGGGCTCGGCGCGGTGGTCGCGGGGAGCGTGCGGCCGGTCTGAGCGGCGTTAGGGGCCCGGCGGGGAGGTCGCTCTTTGTGGCCTCCCCCGCGCAGCGGGCGATTGTGGTGCTGGGGGAGGGGCAACGCGGGCTGCTGGGGCGGATCGACAACCGTGTGGGAACGCCGCGGGCGCTGATGCTCCTGGATCGTTCGCTCAAGGAGGAGGCCCCGGGGGTGTACAGCACTGCCGCGGCGCTGGATCTGGCCAGCCCCCGGGCGCTCCGACTGGACCTGGGCGGCGGAATCGGGGCGTTTTGCTTCTGA